A stretch of DNA from Prochlorococcus marinus str. SB:
TAAAAGTTATCTTTAAAAATAAACTTTATCCCCAAGTAGGATCGATAACTATGGATCAAATGATGGTGGATATTACAGGTTCAGATGAAATTAAAGTTGGTAGTACGGTGGTATTACTAGGATCTGAAGGCGATAAAACAATTTCTCCCATTGATTGGGCAAGAGAATCTAATACTATTCCTTGGGAAATTCTTTGTTCTTTTAAAAATAGATTGCCGAGAGTTCAAGTTGATTAGACATTTCGATTAAATAAATAATTTTGAATGTTTGCAAAAAAATTGATAATCTATAAGAACTGGAGAGGTGGCTGAGTGGTTGAAAGCGGCTCCCTGCTAAGGAGTTACAGGAGGTAACTTTTGTCGAGGGTTCGAATCCCTCCCTCTCCGTAATTTATTAAGAAAATTTTTAATTAATATTTTTAAAATAAGTCAAAATTAATATCTATGAGGTCATAAATAGAATTTAAAATCAATTCAGCACCTGCTTTTTGAAGATTTTTTTCGTATGCATTTCGTTCTTTTAATCGGGACTTTGAATGTAAATGAGGAGGAGCTATTCCAATACTTATGAATTTCTGAGATGGAATTTCTTTTTTAGCGTTCATAACTGTATTTATATCTGCGATAGTATCTCCTACATATCCAATAGGAATATTTGATGAACCAAGTTTATCTCCGAGAAGTTTTTTGGATAAGTTAATAAAGCCTTTTGGATCAGGCTTGTCGGGCGCATCTCTCATAGATATTAATGGTGGTGATTTTAGACCAAGTCTTTTTTCTAAAACAAATTTTGCCGAGGCAGACTCTGCGCCACTTACAAAACCCCAAATTAATCCATTGCTTTCTAATAAATCAAAAAAATTTTTATCAACTAATAACTCTTCATTTGTTATTAATCCAGACCAATATTTGCTATCTTCATTTGGATCTCCTCCAAAGTAGAATTCTTCAAAGCATTTAACTATTTCCTCTTTTGAAGGTATTTCAATATTAAAGTTCTCTTTTTTTTTAAATCTTTTTATAAATTCTAAACTTAAATCCCAGTCATTATTCCAAATTCCTTCATTTTTGGCATTATCAATATCTATATAACTTGGCTCCCATCCAGTAAATTTGTAGACTGTTTTTTTTAATGAAAGTCTATAACTATTCTCTACGCTTCTTATTACACCATCTATGTCAAATAAAATTAAACCAACATTTTTCAACGTAATCACTTAATACTTTATAAAAGACTAGTATTCTTATTAAAAAAAAGCAAAAAAGATTCTATGGATAATTTATTTATTATCTAAACTTAATCTTGTAAATAGCCTCTTGGAGTAAGAAATATTCCATCTATTAATGTGGTTTGAGAATTGCCAATAATTATTATTGATAACATATCAACCTCTTTAAAAGGAATTGTGTTTAAAGTAAAAAATTTTTTGGTTTGATTTTCTCTCCCTACTTGTCTAGCTATTAAAACTGGAGTATCCCCGTGCCTATATTGTAAACATATATCTATTACACTTTTTAGCTGCCAATTTCTTTCAATGGATTGAGGATTAAATAAAGCTATTACAAAGTCACCCACAAGAGCTCCTTCAATTCTTTTTTTTATTAAAGACCATGGAGTTAATTTATCGCTTAAGCTTACTGTACAAAAGTCATTCATTAGTGGTGCTCCACTAATCGCAGCCGCTAATTGAACACTACTTATACCTGGATGTACTTCAAAGTAAGATCTATATTCTTTTTTGATTTTTTGAAGTAATTCTAAAACTAAACCTGCCATGCCATAAAATCCAGATTCACCTGAAGAAATTAAAGCCACTTTTATTCCTTCCTCAGCTAGTTTAATTGCCTTACTGCATCTCTCTTTTTCTTCAGTAAGTTTACTTTCAATTAAAACTTGGTCACTTCTTTTTAAGGATTTAATTAAATCTAAATACATTTTGTATCCGATCCAAACAGTACATCTTGAAAGTGCTTTTTTTGCACTACTGGTTAGGAAGGAGATATCACCAGGACCACTTCCAATAATATGTATTTCGCCATGGGTTGGATTATATTGATTTTTTGATTCTGCTACAGCGATAGTTACTGCCCCAGATTGATCTTTAAAAATTCTTTTTTCTTCTAATAATTTTGATTCTTCTCCTGCGGCCATTAAGGAAGAGGCTTCTGCTACAGAAGGAGTGCCAATTTCTTTTTGAACGATATTTGATGGATTTGGAACAATTATTTTTGAAAGATCATCTTTACTAAAAAACTTTACAGGCAAGTTTTTTTCTTCAGCAAGTTCTAAAATACCTCTTTCATCTTTTTTAATATCAATAGTTGCAAATCCCGCAATAGATTGCTGTGATAAATTTCTTGACTCCAAAAAATTATTTAAAGAATTTGCTATTAATTCTTTGCTTGTATTTCTTTCACATCCAATGCCAATCCATAATACGGGCGGGTGCCAAGTTGTTTCATGATTTTTGAATATACTTATATTAAATGTTGAATTTGGTTTTCCAGTTTCTTTTTTATTAATTTGATTAATAATCTCACCTGATTCTGAAGTTTTCCATAAGCTATTACCAGATGATTGTTTGCAAAATATTTCTTCGTTATTAGCTTGTTTAATTACTAGTTTTGACCAATCTTTTATGTTTCCAGATCTTTTCCAACCCCATTGATTTCCAAATGCATCAAGATTTAAAAAGCTTTGATCATTGGAATTATTAGTTTCTATTATTTCGCCACCGAGTAAATTAGCAATTTGAAATGCAATATTTTGTGTATTTGACTGATGTAAGCCAATTAAAGGAACTATCTTGGAACATTTGTTATCTATAACGATAACTCCTGGATCTTGATCTTTAGAGGTTAAAAATGAATTCACTATGCGTATTGATGCAGCAATTGAGCCTATAAAAATTATTAAATCTATTTCCGGCCATTTTGTTAGTAAGATTTCTCTAGGTTTTTGTACTTGAATAAGTTGATTTCCCTTTCCATCTTCTTTTGGAGAACCTGCAATATATATGTCTTTGACAAATTCAGTTTTTTTAAGCCTTTTTAAAATTTCTTTTGAATTATTAGATAGACCTATAGCAATTCCTTTCAAATCAGAAACTTTTAATAGTTACGTTGAAATTATATCCTGTCGCTGTATTTAAAAAATTTTCTTTGAAATATAAAAAAAAATTTAAGAAATTTATATAAAATTTGAGTAAAAATACCCATAATTTAGTCGTAGACTAGAATTTAACAAAATATTCATATAGTAACAATCATTAGAACATTTGTTACGTTAATGCATAACGAAAGAATCTTTGCCTTATTATTTTTGAAACGAATATCTAAAGTTTCGATGGATTCGTTTTCTTGAACATTATCATTAGAAATAAGTTCAAGATCCGATCAATCGGCTTTAGTGTCAATTATTTTCGAGGTGCTAGATGACCATCAGCCCACCAGAAAGTGGAGAAAAAAACAAAAAAGTTTTGGAGGATCCTGTTAAGGCCGATCCAAGACCTATTGATTTTGCCAAATTAGATAAGCCAGGTTTCTGGTCAAGTAAATTATCTAAGGGTCCAAAAACTACAACTTGGATCTGGAATTTGCATGCTGATGCACATGATTTCGATGTGCATACAGGCGATGCTGAAGAAGCAACAAGAAAAATCTTTTCGGCTCATTTTGGACATCTTGCAGTCATTTTTATATGGATGAG
This window harbors:
- a CDS encoding TIGR01548 family HAD-type hydrolase; amino-acid sequence: MKNVGLILFDIDGVIRSVENSYRLSLKKTVYKFTGWEPSYIDIDNAKNEGIWNNDWDLSLEFIKRFKKKENFNIEIPSKEEIVKCFEEFYFGGDPNEDSKYWSGLITNEELLVDKNFFDLLESNGLIWGFVSGAESASAKFVLEKRLGLKSPPLISMRDAPDKPDPKGFINLSKKLLGDKLGSSNIPIGYVGDTIADINTVMNAKKEIPSQKFISIGIAPPHLHSKSRLKERNAYEKNLQKAGAELILNSIYDLIDINFDLF
- the cobJ gene encoding precorrin-3B C(17)-methyltransferase produces the protein MKGIAIGLSNNSKEILKRLKKTEFVKDIYIAGSPKEDGKGNQLIQVQKPREILLTKWPEIDLIIFIGSIAASIRIVNSFLTSKDQDPGVIVIDNKCSKIVPLIGLHQSNTQNIAFQIANLLGGEIIETNNSNDQSFLNLDAFGNQWGWKRSGNIKDWSKLVIKQANNEEIFCKQSSGNSLWKTSESGEIINQINKKETGKPNSTFNISIFKNHETTWHPPVLWIGIGCERNTSKELIANSLNNFLESRNLSQQSIAGFATIDIKKDERGILELAEEKNLPVKFFSKDDLSKIIVPNPSNIVQKEIGTPSVAEASSLMAAGEESKLLEEKRIFKDQSGAVTIAVAESKNQYNPTHGEIHIIGSGPGDISFLTSSAKKALSRCTVWIGYKMYLDLIKSLKRSDQVLIESKLTEEKERCSKAIKLAEEGIKVALISSGESGFYGMAGLVLELLQKIKKEYRSYFEVHPGISSVQLAAAISGAPLMNDFCTVSLSDKLTPWSLIKKRIEGALVGDFVIALFNPQSIERNWQLKSVIDICLQYRHGDTPVLIARQVGRENQTKKFFTLNTIPFKEVDMLSIIIIGNSQTTLIDGIFLTPRGYLQD